The window TGATGCAACCAAGACAATATTAAGGGCCAACAGAAATATAAGGTTTCCTTCAGCATCTATAGGGAATCCTTCTTTCACTTGAACCTTGGGTGCATATCCTCCAAAATATGCAGAACACCTTTGGCAATTATAAATTCTCTCTTTTATGCCttgcttaattttaattttaaaacatttcaacTGACTTATCTTTCACGTAATCTgacacaatacatatatatatatctattatgtatgtataaaaagATGTGGTctattgttgaatttttttgtgAAAGCTTGACTTGATTGTAATATGGAGAAAAATGGTAGAAAAAATTATGAGCAATAGTCtcataaaaaatgacaaagagtaaaaatttaaaagtttaaagtaAGCTTTGCAAGAGACCTTACTAGGTAATATCATCCCAAGAAcagttaaggagaaaaaaaatgagagcaaatGAAAGATGGAAAGTATCTACTAAGATTTTGATAACCAAGTCTTTTCACCATGAAGGAGAGTAGAACCAACATATTTGAACTCTAGCATCATACacattctagataatgataatgtttgtccttcattttgaagaccACAATAGCAGGgcggtgatgccatgacattcatccaaactggatttgagtgagggggtgacTGTGCTGAGTCACCCAGtatcactttcccctccagagccatccgggtccagtggccagatatgaatcaggatgactggagatggtcctggatgtgaggcaatcagggttaagtgacttgcccaaggtcacatagctagtaagtggcaagtgtctagggctggatttgaactcctgccctcctgcctgcaaggccagtgctctatccattgtaccacctagctgctcaagaCATTCTAGATAtacttatagaggaaactgaaactgttTGAAGGAGGATATGAATGGGAAAAGCAATTGGCTAGGACTAAGTATTTGAAGAGATCTGTGCTGGAGAAGACATAATTTTAAGGGCACTTCAATCAATTGTCTTGAGatctgaaggaaggaaagatactaaagacagaaaaaaataatctcaaatgaatgaaaaagctgGGTACCATAATAAATGCTGAGTATGGAAATACAAAAGGGAGGCAATTAACTCCTGGTTACATCTTCTGCAGGGGGGGAAGCAAGGGAAATGTACAAAGGAAAGATGTCTCTGGAAGTTATGGCAACCATGATTTATAGGGTATTCAGTTGACACATCCTTTCCAGAAACGATGGCATTATTATAATACTGAGTTATTGTTAAGCAGAGTTAATGTTAAGATGACTGGGCTAAGGTGAACAGCTAGAAAGGATGTAAAATAGTCAGTCTGGTCTGGTAGTCTGGAGATGACCTGACAGAATGGACTAGTTGAGTTTTTGCTTGCTCACTCACTCACCAATCAGGATGGAAGTTCCAAAGTTGAGGTGATTTAGTTCCCCAAGCATAAtggacattgattttttttttctgttactcaTAGCCAGAGATGCCAATCCAGCtcaaagggagggaaggaaggaaggaaggaaggaaggaaggaaggaaggaaggaaggaaggaaggaaggaaggaaggaaggaaggaaggaaggaaggaaggaaggttatTACTACCAAAAAGCTTCAtagtacaatatttttttttaggttttttgcaaggcaaagggggctaagtggcttgcccaaggccacacagctaggtaattattaagtgtctgagactggatttgaacccaggtacttctgactccaggccggtgctttatccactgcaccacctagccgccccctacaataatttttaaaaagaaaaaatagagctGGGACAATAACTCCCAAATTAAAAAGACGAATAGAAAATGTGCTGAATTGAACATATTGTAAACTTTCTCAAAATGGTAGATTCATTAAGCCATTTTATTGAGAAACTGGGACTTCTGAAGGATGTATCTTTTGCAAAGAAATAATTGTGTGAGTAAAAAAAATTGGGATTGATGAAGTCCAAAATCTATGTAGCATTTCTGTTATCAAATATATAATGGTTGAGAATAGGAATGCAAAATCAATACCAGGCAAGAGATAGCACTCTCTCTTATTCCTTTATTCTCACTGACCTATCACTCTTTCTTTCAAGTATTGACATATTATTGGCATAttatagatttttctgaaagttgGCAAAGTGATTAATAACTATGAACCTCAGATTAACTAATCAAATAGAAAACTTTTTCAAGTGCATAGTTCAAACATATTAATGGCTTGAGATTTGTTAAAGAATATACTTCTTTATAAAATGCTCAAATAGTTACCTAAGTAGATCAATCAAGTGGCTTCTCAGGGGGGATAAATGGTTCTACAATTCTATTTTATAAACTGTAACTAGCCCATATTCCTTTCTTTGTCataagaagataagaaaatcaatttgTAATTAGCAGCAAAACAGAGCAGTCTTGGCATGTGAGAATTGGAAAAAGCTGTAGAGTCTCCAACTTATGCTTCAGTTTGGTACCCACAATTattaaactgttttaaacaaaaataataaaaatttcctcTCTATCTCTAGTATTCCAGAGTGACCAAGTCACCAAATATTTCAATGATTCAATAAGAGTCCATCATTAGCTTAGTTCGAATATATTGATTTGAGGATTCCCCTCTCTGGATAATATAAAAACAGCAGtgaaaacacaaaaatataagctgTATTCTTATCTAAATAGAGAATTTCTCAATGGTTCATGCTTATCACTGACACAAATCAttatcctttaaaataaaatgacaggttCATTATGAAACAGAAAATGACATCACAAATGATGAGCCAAAGAAAACTTGGCATTGAAGAAATCATCCTTTATCAAAAACCTACTATgctctggggggggagggggaagcaattaatttttttactctGCATTTGACTTGCAATCATATAGTCAAAAATGTTTGGCTTTATGcaaaattacatttttgtttctatttcataaaaaaagaactgaCAGAAAGTTGAATACCCTTAGACTTTATCCgagaacttttttttcttgacttgaaAAGAAAATCTCACTAATTCTGATGATGGCAgatgttaaaaattattaagcatttagcAAAACTTAAAAGGCTATGGAAATGCTAGTTTCTATTATTATTGTAAATGGATACTGCATTTTATCAAGTCTATTTCTGTGTATAGTGacataatcatattatttttgttgtccAAGTTAATAATATATTCAATTagatatttttcctaatattaagtCAATCCTGCATTTCTATATAAATTCAAATTGGTCATAATCaagaaagatttattaaaaattatataatcttgggggcagttaggtggcgcagtggatagaacaccagccctggagtcagaaggacctgagttcaattccggcttcagacacttaataattagctagctgtgtggccttgggcaagccacttaaccccattgccttgcaaaaaaaaaattatataatctttATGATATATTGGTTTAGCTTCTCTGCTAATGtttatgatttgatttctttttctgtgactGGGTTGTTTAAATTCTCTATTATCTTGTACTGTAAAtttgagtattttatatattttataaatattcatttatttctttaaaattgttgGTTTCGTTGGTAAACAGCTAGGCAAGTCAGTTTCTAATCACTATATTTCTTCTCCATTGATGTgaattagaatttcatttttgaagctGGTAATTTTTAATCAAAGTTAACAGTTTAACCTGTTCTTTTAGGGGCTGAGTTCTAGGTCCCCCTCTGCCAAAGTGGAGTAATACAGCTACAGGTCCTTGTACCTGGGAGTCAAGTCTTGAATTTCAGCTCTCCCATGTGGAATGAAGTGATCATTTAGTTCCCCCATCTGGAATGAAGTGGTCAAGACCAAGACTTGTAGAGGTCACGAGAGTTGGGCCACAGTGCTTCCTCCTATTTTTCCACTTTGGCCAGTCCTTTCTGCTGAAACTGATCTGTTCCTTTTGAAGCATCTCTCACTAATGGGGGCCCTTACCAAGTTACCCCAGGCTGATTTCTTTGGGATGTTCCATCTAACAGCACACCCAACTAGACCCCGCCCCAAGACATTACTGAGTcgaattttaaaatgattctttGTAGAGAGAACTTCAGCAAAGAGCAAACTCCTGAAACTCCTGAAACTCCACCTTGACTGTGGGTTTTTCTCCACTAGATAAAAATGGCAAATATACTCAATTGGGTCACAGCAatgtggggagggagaaagggagagttatttcagttctttcagaaaaatttattttttctcaaaaaaggcaaaaatatttgtctttgatttttatttttaactgaagCAATTTAGCTTACATACAGCAGGGAAAGAATTTTAACTCCCATCAGTCCCAAAGgaaaagataattataaattaCTGTTAGTAAAAAGATAGCAGATTTATTTATAGATATGTTTTGGCCTTTACTTTCCTAAATACACCAAAAAGGAATTGTATGCTGTGTcattataacaaaaatattttaaactcatgtttatatagttttaagatttacaaagtaccttCTTCTTACAAACTTTTAAGTTTGGAagtacaaacattattatctccatatttCAGATgtataaattaaagataaaatgtttTGCCCATGGTCATGTAATTTATAAATGTCAGAGCAAGGCTTTTTCTAATTTATCACGGTTTCATATTTTCCCTAATCCATCATACATTGCCAGGTTATGTTATAAAGAGATAGCAGAGTAGCCAATATAGCATTCAATGAAGAAGCACCACaagcatttcaaataaaatcaaatccaaaGAAAAGGATGCCCTTTCCTATTGGCTTTATTTGATTGTTTCATTATTAGAAATTCTAGCAATAAAACAGGACTAAAAGGGGGTTAATGCTAGGattgaaaaaaccaaaatatcattCTTTACACATGACATGGTATTGTATTAAAAACATTCGACCATCTTAACTAAAATGTTACCAGAAacaataaatgaatggaaaatgactaatgtaaaaaacaaaattattatttttgaagcTTAAGTAGTTATCATCAAAACTATCAGaggatgggaaaaaaatagagaagtagataaatgaaataaaacagacTAGACATCTAATCCAATGTCtataaaaggtaatttttaaaaatctttagaaaACAAATTTTCTTAAATTGGGGAAAGGATTTACTATTTAacccaaacaacaaaaaaggaaggaaatagttCTCTCCATTGTGgaagggagattttttttccaattcaacaaatggaaggaatttttggagacaaaacaaaaattttttctatttgaaatttttaattgcaaaaccacaacaacaaaaaaaaaaacaagaaaaataccaGACAAATTTTAGCAAAAATTTATTCCATTAGCATCATTTTGTAATGTTTTAGACTTTCTTTATCCTTCAGCTGCTGATCTTTTGGTCAATTAATATTCTTATCTGCTTGCTCTTCcatataaatttcatttgaattttgtaTTATTCTATATAGAAGTTACTTAATGTATTGATTTCATTAATATGGGTAACTTCCAGATGACACCAATACAGGTCATCACCTTCTCTGCAGTTTACAGTCTTAAAGAGCTGCCtagaaaacacagaaaataaGTCACTTTCTCAGGATTCAACAGCCAGTATTATATAAGAAGGTAAGcttgaatccaggacttcctgACTGTGAGATGGCTGCTATGTCAACTAGCTCCTTGGAtggtaaagatgaaaaaaactaatccctaaaataaaaaaggaactaTTAGTAAGTCAGTAAATTACATTGGTAAATTCTAATCTACAATGGATTTATAGTCTAGGAAAATAAACAgctaattttaaaaagggaactaCAGGTTATTATTTACTTGGAAAATATTAAAGTTCACTAACAATTGAAGGAATACAAATTACAACAATTTGAGGGTAACCCCATAACATTAAATTAGTCAAAGTGATTAAAAGTGAGAAAATTCAATGCTAGTGAGACAGAAATATGTATTCATTCCTCATTACACTTCAAACTTGTAGAGTTACTTTGGGGGAGCAATCTGCCAATATGTAGTCAATAATAAAGGGATAAACATATTACTATGACCCAATAATTCCCTGACAATATACCCTGTTGATGCtatcaaagacaaaagaaaaggtcTATTTGTTCAAAGATTTTCATAGCAAcattttatgtaattgaaaaaggGTAAGTAGCTTAACTGTTTAACTATAGGAGAAAggttaaagtagaaaaaaaaatcagacccaGAGAAACAGATGTCACACTAATGAGTCAGATCAAGAAGagggaaacagaaaaaatataccAAGAATCTCAATGGTTACTTGGAGAATAGAGTTGGAAAGGTGTGATGATCACTTATTTTGGAAGAGATCTGTAATTTCAATGATTTAGGGAAGCAATCACTGTCCCTTGCAACTGGGAGTCTTAGAGAGCTGTCCAGGGTCCTGAGTAGTTCATGGAAGTGCCCCAGGGTCCCACAGGCAGGGCATGGGACTGCTACTACCCTAAACTACCTTTCATAATATATGATCATTATAACGTCTCGGCACTAATATAATGGGATGATTTATTAATAGAAAAAAGCTGTAACATtatatgacttctgaggtccttttcagctctaaatctatgattctacaaatcatttaatttaaaaagtggtAGCAAAGcatacatgacatacataaatgAATCCACACAAATGGATtttaagacaaataaaaataagtcagaaaaattaattagaaaacaattcaaaattataataaaggaaaaaagaattttaataaagaGCTCATTCATACATTTCCATGATGCTACATCAATATAAACCCTAAATTCAGGGCATACATAAATGaagcaatttgatttaaaatagttGAATAATTTCTAGACATTaggtataaatttttttttcacttcaagtTTCCTCTATTcacattaattaaatatttacaaacttAATTCTGGAGTTACATTTTtgctaaattccttttttaaatatcaaaagagatcaaaattaaatttcaacATAATTATAATTACACTTATCTTAACATTCAATAAACTGCATTTAAACCCCATGGGAATTCATATCCAGCTTAGAAATGTGACTAACTTACCCAAGATTCAGAATCTCTCTCAGCTCTCTTCTCTTCaaacaaatttattttagtaGCACTCATCTTATCGGTATCAGCAAGGACATAATGCCTTGGATTATAGCCTTTGGATAAGCTACCAAGCAGTCTCAGTATTTCTGTGGTGTGCCCACCTGAAAATAACATCAAAGATCATACAGATTAAGTTATATACAGTATTAATCAATTGACAAGCAACAAGTCTGTTTGTTTATCATTTTGCAGTAAATATTTAAATAGGCAGAGATGAGtcaggagagaattccaggcataggagacagtcagtgaaaatgcccaggaTTAGAGAATGGGGGTATCTTGTTTAAGGAATAACAAAAGGCAATTGACCCTGGATCCAGTGTTACTGGAGGGGCAAGGTTtaagaagggaggaaaggtaCACAGGGCCCAGGTTGtgaaaagtcaaacagaggattttatatttgatgctggaAACAATGGGGGCCACTGGGGTAGAATGAATAGAACATAGTCCTGGACAGAGTTGAGCTTCAGGATGATCAGTCTTCATGATTGATCCATCACTCAAATGGAAGAGGACTCAGAGTGGGGAGGAACTTGAGGCAGAGAAACCAACCAACAGCATGAGGGGCCTGGACCCAGGTGGAGGAGTATCTGAAGATATGCACAACATTCTACAcctcctggggtgggggggatgtgTTCCCTCATCTGTCTGCTGGAACCAAAGCTGGTCACTGCATTTAACTGGAATGCTGGTGCCCATTGATCTTGCTCTTTATCTTACTGTATTTATTGGGCAAACATTTCTATTtctgcttattttgttttgtatccgttcatacaagttttcccaAGTGTCTATTTATTCctcatatttgtaatttttatagcacaataccATACATAACACCCTTTTGTTTCTAATACTACTAAAAGTAGTgggacttttttctctttaatcttctttagatataagcaaattagtagaatctttgggtcaaaggatatggacagtttaCTGACTTTTCTAGTAtaaatccaaattattttccagaataaaTGGACCAattaattcacagctctaccaagaGAGTATTAAATTAGTGTCTGTCTTCTGACaatcttttgtcttttcataTTAACAggatatttattatatgtttaataaGATGTCTCAGTTTGGTTAAAATATTAtcaatttagttttatttcaaCCTAGATATAAGAATACTGTTATAAAGAGCAATAGAGAGgatgtaaatcttaaagtgctatctatgtaaatatgaatgcatataaacataaatgcatacatgtacaaataaatataaatgtgcatataattgacatataaatacaaatgtatactatataaacaaatatataaatataagtaatataaatgtataggtatataaataaatataattatgatgGCTGGGTATATTTTTTGCTATTGTTAAGTTATTTTTCCTGACTCCTTTTGGGTCATCCTTGGCAAAggttctggagtggtttgccaattccttctccagataagGACACTGAAAACAAATggagttaatgacttgcccagggtcactcaggtcaaatctgaactcactAATGaggtaaataaataatttaaatgtataggcatataaatttgaaaaagataTAGAGATTCAAACTAATACAAATGTGtagggatataaatataaatcaacaCAAATGTACAGGGATATAAATCAATACAAATGTTCAGGAATGCAAATATAAATCAATACAaatagtaataatgtttgtctttcattttctcttttttttttgttttggtttttgcaaggcaatggggttaagtgacttgcccaaggtcacacagctaggtaattattaagtgtctgaggctggatttgaactcaggtcctcctgactccagggctggtgctgtctccactgagccacctagctgcctccttgtctttcattttcaaagaagactatgacatcaggaaggtgatgccatgacatcatacatggattggatttgagtgaggggttgctatgctaagtcatcagtctcactttctcctccacagccatctgagTTTAGTGACCAGAGATGAATctgtatgactggagatggcccttgatgGACAataatcaggcttaagtgacttgcccaatgtcacacaactagaaagtggcAGGTATATAAGGCAACatttgtcttcctgaatccatggccagtgctctatccattacgccaGCTAGCTGCCTTACAGATACacataaatacaaatgtataggaataaaaataaaaatcactacAAATGTATAGGGACACAAATAAATACAGATGTATAGGGATGTAAATAGAAACCAATACAAATGTATAGGAATGTAAACATAAATCAGTACAAATATATAGggacacaaataaatacaaatgtataggGATATAAATAGAAACCAATACAAATATATAGGAATGTACACATAAATCGATACAAATAATATAGggatacaaataaatatagatatatagggaCATAAATAGAAATCAATACAAATGTATAAGAATGTAAACATAAATCAATACAAATATATAGTgattcaaataaatacaaatgtatagggatataaatagaaactaataaaaatgtataggaatataaacataaatcaatacaaaaatatagggatataaataaatacagatgTATAGGGATGTAAATATAAATCAATACAAATGTACAGgaacagaaataaatataaatctatagatatataaatataaatttatagagagaaaaatttaaataattaaaaatacatagGAAAAGTATATACGAAAAGGCATAGGGATATATAAgtataaaagtatataaatataaatggatatagatataaacatatagGTATATAATCATAAATGTgtagtatataaataaatacaaacattcatatatagaaacatacaaaaataaatacaaatgcatatgtacatgatatgtaaatatgcacacagataaatatgtgtatgtaaagCTATAGATGTAAGCTCCTTTAGAActggaattatttttatcttttttttatctctattatCCAGTACAGTTGGCACATACTAGGGAATTAGTAAATGCCTGTAGATCCTATATTTGCACACACAGTGGGATTTAATCCTCTCTCCAACTTCCACataaggggagagggagggagggagaaagtgtTTATACAGATATATTTCCACATTCACATGAATATATTTGCATACATTTACATAGTAACCCACTCTGGGGAGCGGGGCAGTCTGGTACAGAGGCGAGTTTCTTCTTTGAATCAGAAGCCTggcttcttcccctccccctcccccgggcctcagtttcctcatctgtaaaaaggcaGGCAAGGGCCGGGCCCTCAGGTAAGGAGGTGATCCGCATGGGGATTCTCCAATTCTGGAAGAGGAATGCCACAGTCAGGAGCTAGGGCTGCACTTTGGATTTGAGAAAACCTGAGTTCGAATCCCATGTCAATTCAGTTAATGTCTCTGGCTCTCGACTTCCTCCTCAATAAGATGAGGTAtaggcctcaattttctttttttttttaaggtgttttttttttttttgcaaggcaatggggttaagcggcttgcccaaggccacacagctaggtcattactaagtgtctgagggcggatttgaacccaggtcctcctgactccaaggccggtgctttatccactgcgcccctaTGCGTCAATTTTCTAGCTTTAAAAATCGCTATGTTATTCATTCGGATCATTAGCAGCCAAtccagttaaacaaaacaaaaagaaaacccaaaagacCGGCATGCAACGCTTCAAGCAAAACTGGCGGGGGTAcaacagagaaacaaaataaagactgacagattgatttccgtgggggagggaagtaaaattgggagaaaaattgtaaaactcatatacaatcttaaaaaaaaaaaagctggcaatggggggaagggagggggagctGAGAAACTACAAGCCGCGTTGTCTTCTGGGACTTGTAGTCCTGAAGGAAGCCGAGGGGGCGAGTCACGTGACGGGTCTACTCACCAGAGCCGGCCACCACCAGCATTTTGACGGACTGTAGCTTCTTCCTTCTCAAGCGGAGCACCACCCACAGCCGCAGAGCCAAGAGAGCGGCAAGGCCCCCTACGGCGACCAGCCAGAGGAGGAAATTCATCTTTAGCAGAGAGCATCCATGAGCAGCACAGCCAGGAAGCAAAACCCCGCGGGAGAAGTTCGAAAACTACGGAAAGCGAAGAGGCTCGGCGCGTCTCCGCCTCGCGGCTGTGGGATCGTCGATTCGCTCGGGAGGGGGCGCTCGGGCCTAAGCGGAGCGGGGAATGCTGGGAAGTCGTGGTCTCCGCTCGGGCCTAAGCGGAGCGGGGAATGCTGGGAAGAAGTCGTGGTCTCCGCTCGGGCCTAAGCGGAGCGGGGAATGCTGGGAAGCAGTCGTGGTCTCCGCTCGGGCCTAAGCGGAGCGGGGAATGCTGGGAAGTCGTGGTCTCCGGCACATTCACCGCGGGGCCGTAGGCTGGGGGGGCGGGACTTCCTCCTGCAGGACACGCGCAAGCGCCAACCCGGCGACCTAGGCGGTCTCCGCCCCCATGAGGCTCCGCCCCTAGGGGGGCGGGCCTTGCCCATCCCCACGCCTCCCGCCCTAACGGGCCGCGGCGCTTGTCCACCTTTAAAGTCCGAACTTTCCGGGTCAAGTTAGCCGGACCCACCCCTCCAGATGTCCGCCCTCGTTACGCGGGGTTCGGTGGCTGGCCCAAGGTCACTAGCTCCACCCGCCTTTCTAAAACCGACCTTACCTGCGCCAGGTGAGTAAAGAGGGGGGCTGTCCCCCCCATCAGTGATCAGAGGATGCcgcaggtagttttcagaagaagaaatcaaaacaatgcGCTAATCTCTGAAAGCAATT is drawn from Macrotis lagotis isolate mMagLag1 chromosome 5, bilby.v1.9.chrom.fasta, whole genome shotgun sequence and contains these coding sequences:
- the ALG14 gene encoding UDP-N-acetylglucosamine transferase subunit ALG14 isoform X4; this encodes MNFLLWLVAVGGLAALLALRLWVVLRLRRKKLQSVKMLVVAGSGGHTTEILRLLGSLSKGYNPRHYVLADTDKMSATKINLFEEKRAERDSESWVLCNGPGTCVPICVSALLLGILGIKKVIIVYVESICRVETLSLSGKILYHFSDYFFVQWPALKEKYPKSVYCGRIV